Proteins co-encoded in one Bacteroidota bacterium genomic window:
- a CDS encoding DUF2905 domain-containing protein, producing the protein MNQTGKYLIIAGVVLIILGLLVSFAGNKMAWLGNLPGDIKIEKENMKIYFPITTMVLISILLTVLIWLARKLF; encoded by the coding sequence ATGAATCAAACAGGAAAATACCTAATTATTGCCGGAGTGGTTTTAATTATCCTTGGATTACTAGTTTCCTTTGCTGGGAATAAAATGGCTTGGTTAGGAAACTTGCCCGGAGATATAAAAATAGAAAAGGAAAACATGAAAATTTATTTTCCAATTACCACCATGGTTTTAATAAGCATACTGCTAACGGTATTAATTTGGCTGGCAAGAAAACTATTCTAA
- the mnmH gene encoding tRNA 2-selenouridine(34) synthase MnmH — MPSILNIQEFLKLSETMTVLDVRTPAEFEQGHIPGAFNLPLFKDEERKIVGTIYKQQGKQAAILKGLELVGPRLKDIIEAANKINADSSFLVHCWRGGMRSSSIAWLLEAYGHKTLVLKGGYKSFRKLAFQIFTEPQKLLVLGGRTGAAKTLLLYKLQNKGQQIIDLEKLSNHKGSSFGSLGENKQPSQEAFENELAMAFYSLDKDKTIWLEDESRMIGQKVIPAAIWEQMRLANVVYLDIPFVERVAYLVSEYGKFKSHELIESTNRISKRLGGQHAKRAVEAIKQGDLKTACEITLAYYDKAYDFGIEKREPEKVIKFSFDKLDTEKIAAEIIKSITQVK; from the coding sequence ATGCCCTCAATTCTCAATATTCAGGAGTTTTTAAAGCTGTCCGAAACAATGACTGTGCTTGATGTGAGAACACCCGCAGAATTCGAACAGGGACATATTCCCGGTGCATTTAATCTACCCTTATTCAAGGATGAGGAACGAAAAATAGTAGGAACAATTTACAAGCAACAAGGCAAACAAGCTGCCATTTTAAAAGGCCTGGAACTTGTTGGACCAAGGTTGAAAGATATTATTGAAGCGGCAAATAAAATAAATGCGGATTCTTCTTTCCTTGTACACTGCTGGCGTGGAGGAATGCGCAGCTCTAGTATTGCATGGCTCCTTGAAGCTTATGGACATAAAACCCTGGTCTTAAAAGGAGGTTATAAATCTTTTCGAAAACTTGCTTTTCAAATATTCACTGAACCTCAAAAACTGCTTGTTTTAGGAGGAAGAACAGGTGCGGCAAAAACCTTATTGCTTTATAAATTACAGAATAAGGGACAACAAATTATAGACCTGGAAAAATTATCTAATCACAAAGGCTCTTCGTTTGGCTCATTGGGTGAAAACAAACAACCTTCACAGGAAGCATTTGAAAATGAACTTGCCATGGCTTTTTATTCCTTAGATAAAGACAAAACCATTTGGCTGGAAGACGAGAGCCGTATGATAGGACAAAAAGTTATTCCTGCTGCAATTTGGGAGCAAATGCGTTTGGCAAATGTGGTTTATCTTGATATTCCTTTTGTGGAACGCGTGGCATACCTTGTGAGTGAATATGGAAAATTCAAAAGCCATGAGCTGATTGAATCAACAAACCGCATTAGTAAACGCTTAGGAGGACAGCATGCAAAACGTGCTGTAGAAGCAATTAAACAAGGTGATTTAAAAACAGCTTGTGAAATTACCCTTGCTTATTACGATAAAGCCTATGATTTTGGAATTGAAAAACGAGAACCTGAAAAGGTTATTAAATTTAGCTTCGATAAATTGGATACAGAAAAAATTGCAGCTGAAATTATTAAATCAATTACCCAGGTAAAATAG
- the selD gene encoding selenide, water dikinase SelD produces the protein MEEIKLTKFSHGAGCGCKIAPKVLDEILRSDVFIPAHEKLVVGNSSKDDAAIFDIGNGQGLISTTDFFMPIVDGAFDFGRIASANAISDIYAMGGKPIMAVAILGWPINKLPVELAQKVLDGARSICSEAGIPLAGGHSIDSPEPIFGLAVNGLIQLNNLKQNNTAKAGDLLYLTKKLGVGILATAEKKGILKDEHIGIASKQMIQLNKIGEELGRFPGVTAMTDVTGFGLLGHLLEVAEGSELTAVIDYSKIPLFDDLNFYTSQFCFPDNTFRNWSSYEPKVSGITGDSLLTLCDPQTNGGLLISVRPDSKEEFEQLLVNAGLNAFAEPFGLMQEKGEKTVLIH, from the coding sequence ATGGAAGAAATAAAATTAACAAAATTCAGTCATGGAGCAGGATGTGGTTGTAAAATTGCTCCTAAAGTACTGGATGAAATATTGAGATCAGATGTATTTATTCCTGCACATGAAAAATTAGTAGTTGGAAACAGCAGTAAGGACGATGCGGCAATTTTTGATATTGGCAATGGCCAAGGCCTTATAAGCACTACTGATTTTTTTATGCCCATAGTAGATGGTGCTTTTGATTTTGGAAGAATTGCATCTGCAAATGCAATAAGTGACATTTATGCTATGGGAGGCAAGCCAATAATGGCAGTGGCAATTTTAGGTTGGCCAATTAACAAACTTCCTGTTGAACTTGCTCAAAAAGTGCTGGACGGAGCCCGATCCATCTGTTCAGAAGCAGGAATTCCCCTTGCTGGAGGCCATAGCATTGATAGCCCGGAACCGATTTTTGGATTGGCTGTAAATGGTTTAATCCAGCTAAATAATCTTAAACAAAACAATACAGCAAAAGCAGGAGATCTGCTTTATCTTACTAAAAAACTAGGTGTAGGAATACTTGCAACAGCAGAAAAAAAAGGAATTTTAAAAGACGAGCATATTGGAATTGCCTCCAAGCAAATGATTCAGCTCAATAAAATCGGAGAAGAGCTTGGCAGGTTTCCTGGAGTTACTGCTATGACTGATGTTACAGGCTTTGGTTTGCTTGGCCATTTATTGGAAGTTGCCGAAGGAAGTGAATTAACTGCTGTTATAGATTACTCCAAAATTCCGCTATTTGATGACCTTAATTTTTATACCTCCCAGTTTTGTTTTCCAGACAATACTTTTCGCAATTGGAGTAGCTATGAACCAAAGGTTTCTGGCATTACAGGTGATTCTTTGTTAACACTTTGTGATCCACAAACCAATGGGGGCCTTCTTATTTCGGTTAGGCCTGATTCAAAAGAGGAATTCGAGCAATTGCTTGTCAATGCTGGGCTAAATGCATTTGCAGAGCCATTTGGGCTAATGCAGGAAAAAGGAGAAAAAACAGTATTAATTCATTGA
- a CDS encoding glycine--tRNA ligase yields the protein MANNEDLFKNIISHAKEYGFIFQSSEIYDGLSAVYDYGQNGAELKKNIKEYWWKSMVQMHENIVGIDSAIFMHPTTWKASGHVDAFNDPLIDNKDSKKRYRADVLIEDHMAKIEGKINKEVEKASARFGETFDEAQFKSTNQRVLEYQEKIDAIKSRFKLALDNNDLTEVKQIILDLEIVCPVSGTKNWTDVRQFNLMFSTKMGSVSEDSDVIYLRPETAQGIFVNFLNVQKTGRMKIPFGIAQIGKAFRNEIVARQFIFRMREFEQMELQFFVRPGEEMKWYDYWKKTRLNWHRSLGFPESKHRFHDHLKLAHYANAACDIEFEFPFGFKELEGIHSRTDFDLKAHEKFSGKKLQYFDAELNQNYVPYVVETSIGLDRMFLAIMAQSYKEEKLEDGSERVVLNIPAVLAPVKLAVLPLLKKDGLPEIAHRIMDELKFDFNCQYDEKDAIGKRYRRNDAIGTPFCVTVDHQTKEDNTVTIRYRDSMTQERVSIDQLSSILEEKVGFKQALLKLA from the coding sequence ATGGCAAACAACGAAGATTTATTCAAGAATATTATTTCTCATGCAAAAGAGTATGGGTTTATTTTCCAATCCAGTGAAATTTACGATGGCTTAAGTGCTGTTTATGATTATGGTCAAAATGGAGCAGAATTAAAGAAAAACATAAAAGAGTACTGGTGGAAATCAATGGTGCAGATGCATGAGAATATAGTGGGAATTGATTCTGCTATTTTTATGCACCCAACTACCTGGAAAGCTTCGGGACACGTTGATGCTTTTAATGATCCACTTATAGACAATAAGGATTCTAAAAAAAGATATAGAGCAGATGTGTTAATTGAAGATCACATGGCAAAGATTGAGGGTAAAATCAACAAGGAAGTGGAAAAGGCATCTGCTCGTTTTGGGGAAACTTTTGATGAGGCTCAATTTAAATCTACCAACCAAAGGGTACTTGAATACCAGGAAAAAATAGATGCAATTAAAAGCCGATTTAAATTGGCTTTGGATAACAATGATCTTACAGAAGTAAAGCAAATAATTCTGGATCTTGAAATTGTTTGCCCTGTTTCCGGCACTAAAAACTGGACAGATGTAAGGCAATTTAACCTTATGTTTTCAACTAAAATGGGATCTGTAAGTGAAGATTCTGATGTTATTTACCTTAGACCGGAAACAGCCCAGGGTATTTTTGTGAATTTTCTGAATGTACAAAAAACAGGTAGGATGAAAATTCCTTTTGGCATTGCCCAAATTGGTAAAGCCTTCCGTAATGAGATTGTTGCACGGCAATTTATATTCCGAATGAGAGAGTTTGAGCAAATGGAATTACAATTTTTTGTGCGTCCCGGAGAAGAAATGAAATGGTATGACTACTGGAAAAAAACACGCCTTAATTGGCATCGTTCTCTTGGTTTTCCTGAATCCAAGCACCGCTTCCACGACCACCTTAAGCTTGCTCATTATGCCAACGCAGCCTGTGATATAGAATTTGAATTTCCTTTTGGTTTTAAAGAGTTGGAAGGCATTCACTCACGTACAGATTTTGATTTAAAAGCACATGAGAAATTTTCCGGAAAAAAACTTCAGTACTTTGATGCAGAACTCAATCAAAACTATGTTCCTTATGTTGTAGAAACCTCCATTGGCCTTGACCGTATGTTTTTAGCTATTATGGCACAATCGTATAAAGAGGAAAAATTAGAGGATGGCTCGGAACGTGTTGTTTTAAATATTCCTGCTGTACTTGCTCCCGTTAAGCTTGCTGTTCTTCCATTGCTTAAAAAGGATGGATTGCCGGAAATTGCACATAGGATAATGGATGAATTAAAGTTCGATTTCAACTGTCAATATGATGAAAAGGATGCAATTGGTAAACGCTATAGAAGAAATGATGCAATTGGAACTCCTTTTTGCGTAACAGTTGATCATCAAACAAAAGAAGACAATACAGTAACCATACGTTATAGGGATTCAATGACTCAGGAAAGGGTTTCAATTGATCAATTGTCTTCAATACTTGAAGAAAAGGTTGGTTTTAAACAAGCCCTGTTAAAACTGGCTTAA
- a CDS encoding DUF3109 family protein, translating into MIAIDQTLISEDLLNRKFVCDLNACKGACCVEGDSGAPLEDLETGILDDIYEDVKPYMNQAGIKAVEEQGKFIVDSDGDYVTPLVKGKECAYVIFDKGGIAKCAIEKAHSEGKINFKKPVSCHLYPVRITKHEGFDAVNYHSWEICDPACHCGNKLDVKVYKFLKEPLIRKYGKDWFEKLEMADKQKPV; encoded by the coding sequence ATGATAGCAATAGATCAAACCCTTATTTCCGAAGACCTTCTAAATAGAAAATTTGTTTGTGATCTTAATGCCTGCAAAGGAGCTTGTTGTGTAGAAGGCGATTCAGGAGCTCCTCTTGAAGACCTGGAGACTGGTATTTTGGATGATATTTATGAAGATGTTAAACCTTATATGAATCAGGCTGGAATAAAAGCTGTGGAGGAACAAGGCAAATTTATTGTTGATTCTGACGGTGATTATGTTACACCTCTTGTAAAAGGAAAAGAATGTGCTTATGTTATTTTTGATAAGGGTGGAATTGCAAAATGTGCAATTGAAAAAGCCCATTCCGAGGGTAAAATAAATTTTAAAAAACCTGTTTCATGCCACCTGTATCCTGTACGTATTACCAAGCACGAGGGATTTGATGCTGTAAATTACCACAGCTGGGAAATATGTGACCCTGCCTGCCATTGCGGAAACAAGCTGGATGTAAAGGTTTATAAATTTCTTAAAGAACCTCTTATTAGAAAATATGGAAAAGACTGGTTTGAAAAATTGGAGATGGCAGATAAGCAAAAACCGGTGTGA
- a CDS encoding ribonucleotide-diphosphate reductase subunit beta — protein sequence MTNNNNSNEPILQENKDRFVLFPIKHDDIWSMYKKAEASFWTAEEIDLSSDQQDWENKLNSDERHFIKHVLAFFAASDGIVNENLAVNFLNEAQYPEARCFYGFQIMMENIHSETYSLLIDTYIKDNTEKDNLFHAVDTLDCVKRKADWALRWIDKGNFAERLIAFAAVEGIFFSGSFCSIFWLKKRGLMPGLSFSNELISRDEGLHCDFACLLYAKHIVNKLPKQTVKQIIVDAVNIEKEFVTDALPVKLIGMNSDLMCQYIEFVADRLLVELGNEREYNVSNPFDFMELISLQGKTNFFEKRVGEYQKSGVMGNKEDNVFKLDVDF from the coding sequence ATGACAAACAACAACAACAGCAACGAACCTATACTTCAGGAGAACAAAGACAGGTTTGTGTTATTCCCCATTAAACATGACGACATTTGGTCCATGTACAAAAAAGCAGAAGCAAGTTTTTGGACAGCAGAAGAAATTGACCTTTCTTCTGATCAACAGGATTGGGAAAATAAATTGAATTCAGATGAAAGGCATTTTATTAAACATGTACTTGCATTTTTTGCAGCAAGTGATGGTATAGTTAATGAAAATCTTGCGGTTAATTTTCTTAATGAAGCTCAGTATCCCGAAGCAAGATGTTTTTATGGTTTTCAAATAATGATGGAAAACATTCATTCCGAAACTTATTCTCTTTTAATTGATACTTATATTAAGGACAATACTGAAAAAGATAACCTTTTCCATGCTGTTGATACCCTTGATTGTGTTAAAAGAAAAGCAGACTGGGCTTTAAGGTGGATTGATAAAGGAAATTTTGCCGAAAGATTAATTGCTTTTGCAGCAGTGGAAGGGATTTTCTTTTCTGGTAGTTTTTGTTCCATTTTCTGGTTAAAGAAAAGAGGCTTAATGCCTGGCTTGAGCTTTTCAAATGAACTAATTTCAAGAGACGAAGGACTTCACTGCGATTTTGCCTGTTTGTTATACGCTAAACATATTGTAAATAAATTGCCAAAACAAACTGTTAAGCAAATTATTGTTGATGCGGTAAACATTGAAAAAGAGTTTGTTACAGATGCCCTTCCTGTTAAATTAATAGGAATGAATTCAGATTTAATGTGTCAATATATTGAATTTGTAGCCGACAGGTTATTGGTAGAATTAGGAAATGAGCGTGAATATAATGTTTCCAATCCCTTTGATTTTATGGAATTAATTTCCTTACAAGGAAAAACAAACTTTTTTGAAAAACGTGTGGGAGAATATCAAAAATCAGGAGTAATGGGTAATAAGGAAGACAATGTTTTTAAACTGGATGTGGACTTTTGA